One segment of Campylobacter hominis ATCC BAA-381 DNA contains the following:
- a CDS encoding phage protease, translating to MQKGVIEKLLSLNYKDGELIKVSPVGEVKGLDGRVFKINAASLIETIQKNNLDIVLDENHSFAGAIGWFGKDSFVEKEDGIYAKLELNDKGKELVEKRIYRYLSPVFDTDGSEVTGLDSVGLVNRPNLLNNALNFKGEEMNVKDSSEYKELLKELEKIKKENEALKNELEKLKKDSTQEKNEKAENESDKKELNTRLENIESSLKSITAIFGKKNLEANAKESLSEAEKNIANMLGISEDEYKGAK from the coding sequence TTGCAAAAAGGTGTAATAGAAAAACTCTTAAGCCTTAATTATAAAGACGGGGAACTGATAAAAGTAAGCCCCGTCGGGGAGGTAAAAGGGTTAGATGGCAGAGTTTTCAAAATAAATGCTGCTTCTTTGATAGAAACAATTCAAAAAAACAATCTTGACATCGTCCTAGACGAAAATCATAGCTTTGCAGGTGCAATAGGCTGGTTTGGCAAAGATAGTTTTGTGGAAAAAGAGGACGGTATCTATGCAAAACTTGAACTAAATGACAAAGGCAAAGAGCTTGTAGAAAAAAGAATTTACAGATATCTAAGCCCTGTGTTTGATACGGACGGAAGTGAGGTGACCGGACTTGACTCGGTCGGACTGGTAAATAGACCAAATTTACTTAACAACGCGCTAAATTTTAAAGGAGAAGAAATGAATGTAAAAGACAGCAGCGAATACAAAGAGCTTTTAAAAGAGCTTGAAAAAATCAAAAAAGAAAATGAAGCCCTTAAAAATGAACTTGAAAAGCTCAAAAAAGATAGCACACAAGAGAAAAATGAAAAAGCTGAAAATGAAAGCGATAAAAAAGAACTGAATACAAGACTTGAAAATATAGAAAGCAGCCTAAAAAGTATAACCGCTATTTTCGGCAAAAAAAATCTTGAGGCAAATGCAAAAGAGTCTTTGAGCGAAGCTGAAAAAAATATTGCAAATATGCTTGGGATTAGCGAAGATGAATATAAAGGAGCGAAATAA
- a CDS encoding phage portal protein family protein, which yields MLKDFLKPKRDYIKTDMSYYTELTAGRVRAALLTKNQQELFPLFNLLIDKDTSLGSECEKRTNSILNKFFTHDLGEDEDENIEEIIKASIEARLFGFSLLELYLEEGKLKVSTVGREYIEFEENKPTLKIGKKRFVAKEPFFIAITSKPAILKTLWITYAKHYVLSLYLKFAEFLGVPPLIGQTENADDKTLKAMSDAFENLRSGSYVILGAQDIIKTLEGHGSQADFMEFIRYCDAEIAKSINGSVLSSNTASNGSYSQGKIHENNRFEIIDADIKFATRTVRNFYARLGKKVNLNIQFEKDKNLLDRAQTLQILSSLGYEMDLEDMAKEFDLPLPKGIKSKSLNAKTIRKPLDRFDNFMQSENFKHPLKSVETNIKESLNTFLKQSETYEEAFSKLYEMYSDISPDELEKYMFEALQNAEILGNYDD from the coding sequence ATGCTAAAAGATTTTCTAAAACCAAAACGAGATTACATTAAAACCGATATGAGCTATTATACGGAGCTAACTGCCGGGAGAGTAAGGGCTGCACTACTAACCAAAAATCAGCAGGAGCTTTTCCCGCTTTTTAATCTTCTCATAGACAAAGATACAAGCCTTGGCAGTGAATGCGAAAAAAGAACGAATTCAATATTGAATAAATTCTTTACACACGATTTAGGAGAAGATGAAGACGAAAATATCGAAGAAATCATAAAAGCAAGTATTGAAGCAAGGCTTTTTGGATTTTCACTTTTAGAGCTTTATTTGGAAGAGGGTAAGCTAAAAGTAAGCACTGTTGGAAGAGAATACATTGAGTTTGAAGAAAATAAACCGACCCTTAAAATAGGCAAAAAAAGATTTGTCGCAAAAGAGCCGTTTTTTATAGCTATAACTTCAAAGCCCGCAATTTTAAAAACACTTTGGATAACCTATGCAAAACACTACGTTTTAAGTCTTTATCTAAAATTTGCAGAGTTTTTAGGCGTTCCTCCGCTCATCGGACAAACCGAAAATGCGGATGATAAAACGCTGAAGGCTATGAGCGACGCCTTTGAAAACCTAAGAAGCGGAAGCTATGTCATTTTAGGCGCGCAAGATATCATAAAAACGCTTGAAGGACACGGAAGTCAAGCTGATTTTATGGAGTTTATCCGTTATTGTGACGCCGAAATTGCAAAAAGTATAAACGGTTCAGTGCTTAGTTCAAACACAGCTTCAAACGGAAGCTACTCGCAAGGCAAAATTCACGAAAACAACCGCTTTGAGATAATCGATGCAGACATTAAATTTGCAACCCGAACTGTTAGAAATTTTTATGCAAGACTTGGAAAAAAAGTAAATTTAAATATTCAATTTGAGAAAGATAAAAATCTGCTTGATAGAGCTCAAACACTTCAAATTTTAAGTTCGTTGGGATATGAAATGGACCTTGAAGATATGGCAAAAGAGTTTGATTTACCTCTTCCAAAAGGCATAAAATCAAAAAGCCTAAATGCAAAGACTATTAGAAAACCGCTTGACAGGTTTGATAATTTTATGCAAAGTGAGAATTTTAAACACCCTTTAAAGAGTGTTGAGACAAACATTAAAGAGAGTCTAAACACATTTTTAAAACAAAGTGAGACCTACGAAGAAGCGTTTAGCAAGCTCTATGAAATGTATAGTGACATCTCTCCCGATGAGCTTGAAAAATATATGTTTGAAGCCTTGCAAAACGCTGAAATTTTAGGAAATTATGATGATTGA
- the terL gene encoding phage terminase large subunit, protein MNEIEDLRSKLKGLYKVTDPLQKSRIKKAKKSFRDMVSLYFNHHVKLPETSKFRNFFYDNSSKLIKENRNMLFKAYRGAAKTTLISRLFVLYEMAVLGKKRNAVIVSATINLSKKTLEFIKTELEENTKFIEDFNIDKGSKWTEDEIVFYADKKAFKISVYGSGTKIRGENWRGFRPDLIICDDLENDENVKTKSQRDKLYDWFEKAIMKLPARDDERYNIVVIGTTLHYDCLLNRLEKRVDFKCFTFPLVLRFPPDLEEFNLDEFILDDIKLNKNKYVLEYRASKGAFLSEYQQIPLSEDELSFSSYQTFDEMPLCEAYYIGIDPSLGKSKGDYFSVCILGFFNGKFYAKVKMKKLKPELMAERIISEAAAILRLNRPLKIAIETVAFQEFFKDYIEKRASELGIYLPIISLKNTVAKELRIDSLTPPINNGIILIDKNSTTFLDELDTYPKSAHDDGLDSLEFAWRIAKAPNFDYEKVNSFIKKYNDKKSFLRRIFNK, encoded by the coding sequence ATGAATGAGATAGAGGATTTAAGGTCAAAATTAAAAGGACTTTATAAAGTTACCGATCCTTTGCAAAAAAGCCGCATTAAAAAAGCCAAAAAAAGCTTTAGGGATATGGTAAGCCTTTATTTTAATCACCATGTAAAATTACCCGAAACTTCAAAATTTAGAAATTTTTTCTATGACAACAGCTCAAAACTCATAAAAGAAAATAGAAATATGCTTTTTAAAGCTTATAGAGGTGCGGCAAAAACAACTCTTATTTCAAGGCTTTTTGTGCTTTATGAAATGGCTGTTTTAGGCAAAAAAAGAAACGCCGTAATCGTATCGGCTACTATCAATCTATCCAAAAAAACGCTTGAATTTATAAAAACAGAGCTTGAGGAAAACACAAAATTTATAGAGGATTTTAACATTGACAAAGGCTCAAAATGGACTGAGGATGAAATAGTATTTTATGCGGATAAAAAAGCTTTTAAAATAAGCGTTTATGGCTCTGGAACAAAAATAAGGGGCGAGAACTGGCGCGGTTTCAGACCCGATTTAATTATTTGCGATGATTTGGAAAATGATGAAAATGTAAAAACCAAAAGCCAAAGAGACAAGCTTTATGACTGGTTTGAAAAAGCCATTATGAAGCTTCCTGCACGTGATGATGAGAGATATAACATAGTAGTAATCGGCACAACGCTTCATTATGACTGCCTGCTTAACCGCCTTGAAAAAAGAGTTGATTTTAAGTGTTTTACCTTTCCTTTGGTTTTAAGGTTTCCGCCTGATTTGGAAGAGTTTAATTTGGACGAATTTATTTTAGACGATATAAAACTTAATAAAAACAAATACGTCCTTGAATACAGAGCAAGCAAGGGCGCATTTTTAAGCGAATATCAACAAATCCCGCTTAGCGAAGATGAGCTTAGTTTTAGCTCTTACCAAACATTCGATGAAATGCCGCTTTGTGAAGCATATTATATAGGAATAGATCCAAGCCTTGGAAAATCAAAAGGCGATTATTTTAGCGTCTGCATTCTTGGCTTTTTTAATGGCAAATTTTACGCAAAAGTAAAGATGAAAAAGCTAAAGCCGGAGCTTATGGCAGAAAGAATTATAAGCGAAGCAGCCGCTATTTTAAGGCTTAACCGCCCTTTAAAAATCGCCATTGAAACCGTGGCTTTTCAGGAGTTTTTTAAAGACTATATAGAAAAAAGAGCAAGTGAGCTTGGAATTTATCTGCCTATTATTTCCTTAAAAAACACGGTCGCAAAAGAGCTTAGGATTGATAGTCTTACGCCTCCAATCAACAACGGCATAATTTTAATAGATAAAAACTCGACTACATTTTTAGATGAGCTTGATACCTATCCAAAATCAGCCCACGATGACGGACTTGACAGTCTTGAGTTTGCATGGCGTATAGCAAAAGCGCCCAATTTCGACTACGAAAAAGTTAATAGTTTTATTAAAAAATACAATGACAAAAAAAGCTTTTTAAGGAGAATTTTTAATAAATGA
- a CDS encoding DUF1804 family protein has translation MNDEIRNMYIKGFSVTDIATTFGVTRQTIYNRKNEDLNNGIDWDALALNSSRKKASLSENEFILTLINSFELAFDKIKELEPTEQLEILKEYTDTYYKLKAPVKTDDKAKILESISKAISQIADIAKKENNEAVMNFLAKNADEILARTLKI, from the coding sequence ATGAATGATGAAATAAGAAATATGTATATAAAAGGCTTCAGTGTAACAGACATCGCCACAACTTTTGGCGTAACAAGGCAGACTATATATAATAGAAAAAATGAAGATCTAAACAATGGAATTGACTGGGACGCACTGGCGCTAAATTCAAGCAGAAAAAAAGCAAGCCTAAGCGAAAACGAGTTTATTTTAACTCTTATAAATAGTTTTGAGCTTGCATTTGACAAAATCAAAGAACTTGAACCCACTGAACAACTTGAAATCCTAAAAGAATACACGGACACCTACTACAAACTTAAAGCCCCTGTAAAAACGGACGATAAAGCCAAAATCCTTGAAAGCATAAGCAAGGCAATAAGCCAAATAGCAGATATTGCTAAAAAAGAAAATAACGAAGCGGTGATGAATTTCTTGGCAAAAAATGCCGATGAAATTTTAGCAAGGACCTTAAAAATATGA